TTACTGTGGTATTTTTGCTGAAATTTTTCATATTTGACATTATGGCCATAGACGGTATATCCATGGAGCCTACCCTACATCATAAGGACAGGGTATTTGTCAATATAGCCGGATTTAAGATGGGGCAACCTAAACATAACGACGTAGTAATTTTTACTCCTTCAATAGAGCCCGATTATTACTATGTAAAAAGAATCATAGGAATTCCAGGAGATACTGTCACAATAAAATCCGGAAAAGTGTATGTAAATGATGTTTTGTTAAATGAGGAGTATCTTTCTCCCGGCACATATACATCACCTGACATGACGATAGAGGTTCCGGAAGGAAAGGTTTTTGTCTTGGGAGATAACAGAGGCAGCAGTGAGGACAGCAGAGACCCAAGATTAGGTCCAATTACTATAGAATCCATAAAAGGAAGTGTTGAATTCAGGTTATTCCCCTTTGATAAGATACAAAAAATTTCTTAAAGTCTGCAATATATGAAAAAGGGGCTGTTGCATTTGAAATACAGCATTCGCTATGTGCGAGTTCTGCAAGTTCTAAGGCTCCCTGCCTTGAAAATACAAGAATTTTTAAACTTCACTTCGTTCAAACAATCTAAAATTCTAAGTATTTTCTGCGGCAGAGTCACCAAGAACTTGCAGAGAGAACTCTCACAATGCTCATTTACATTGTTTCAAATGCAACAGCTCCTTCTCTTCCGGCTATTCAAATACGCTTGTTACTTCGGAGAATATATCTTTATTCTGTTTTATTTTTTCTTCGCTTCCCAGGACACAGAAATAATTCTGTTTCATAACCTCTAAAACCATATCGGCAAATGCTCTTATATCTTCTAATGTGGTGTTTAATACTTCATCTCTTTCCCTTTGGATATCTTCCTGCAATACATTCCTCAAATGATATTCAATTGCCACTTCACCGGCGACTGAGGGAGTAAGGGGAGTATCCAGCTTGCTTATTGTTCCTATGATGTATTTTGTCATTTCTCTTTCATCAACATTAAAGTTTTTTAGGTATTCGGCAGTGTTATCATAAACCTTTAAAGTTTCTGCAAGATTAGGATCGCGATAGGATGCAAAATACACATTCCCGTTTCTCTCAAACCTGTTGAAGGCACCATATGCACCGCCTCTGACACGTATGTGGTTCCACAGATAATCATACCCTGCTATGGTCCTTAAAACCTGCATTTTCCCTGAATATGCATAGCCGGTCTTGATATAATTATATCCTTTGGCTACATATTGTACCTTACCCGGTGTCATCAAACCTTCATTACGGGCTTTTAAATCAAACTTATATTTCTTTACATCCTGATCATTATCCTTCAAAGCGTCAATTAATTTTACAACCTCTGACTTTACAGCATCATAATCCTTTTCATCACAGGTAACACCAAATATCAGATTCTTTCTGCTAAAGACAACTCCCGCTACTTTTTTAAGATTTGCAATTATCTCTTGAGCCTTTGAATCATAATTCTTCTCAATGCCTACAATGAATTTATAATAGGATAATCCGGATATAAGCTCAAGATAATAACCGGAAGGCGAGTAATAGGATGACAGCCTTCTTGCCGCAACCAGATGCCCTCGTTCAAATATCCTCATTTCAAGCTGAGACCTTGTTTCCTGGATAATCTCCTTTAATCTCTTTGTTTCATCATACCTTGAAGCCGAAATTATTTCATTAAGGAGATTGAAGAGCTCTGGCATTTTACCCACTAAAGCTTTTGA
This window of the Oxobacter pfennigii genome carries:
- the lepB gene encoding signal peptidase I, coding for MQDNLKKEIYEWIKALAVALTVVFLLKFFIFDIMAIDGISMEPTLHHKDRVFVNIAGFKMGQPKHNDVVIFTPSIEPDYYYVKRIIGIPGDTVTIKSGKVYVNDVLLNEEYLSPGTYTSPDMTIEVPEGKVFVLGDNRGSSEDSRDPRLGPITIESIKGSVEFRLFPFDKIQKIS